The Fulvivirga ligni genome window below encodes:
- a CDS encoding restriction endonuclease subunit S, with protein sequence MRSDWKEFTVNELIKDGIIEKPLDGNHGGIHPKSGDFTEKGVPFIMASDLINRRVDYSNCKFISQLQAETLRKGFAKPGDVLLTHKATIGRTAIIQETEYETTILTPQVTYYRVKDGDRLDNHYLFYYFNSRGFQGILDQWSGGGSTRKYLGITGQLKLPIIIPPLPEQKAIAHILGTLDDKIELNRQMNETLEEMAQALFKSWFVDFDPVIDKALAAGHDIPEPLQQKAEKRKSVPDDQKLIQTNPQFGDSHEPVEWPDNFTFTEELGWIPEGWEVKSLLDKVDIIGGGTPKTSIEDYWNGDVKWFSVVDAPVESDVFVINTEKTITELGVSNSSTKLLPVGTTIISARGTVGKLAMVDFPIAMNQSCYGVKAKKEFSDFINYYVLKTNISDLQQRSHGSVFSTITRDTFKSINIPTTPDKNVIEYFDQFIEGYFLKIKNNLYISDTLKNLRDTLLPKLISGELRVPQAEQIIADHV encoded by the coding sequence ATGCGGAGTGATTGGAAAGAATTTACAGTTAATGAGCTGATAAAAGATGGAATCATAGAAAAACCTTTAGATGGAAATCACGGTGGTATACACCCTAAAAGTGGGGACTTCACTGAAAAAGGAGTTCCTTTTATTATGGCATCTGATTTAATAAATAGAAGAGTCGACTATTCCAATTGTAAGTTCATTAGTCAATTACAAGCAGAAACACTAAGAAAGGGATTTGCGAAACCTGGTGATGTTCTTCTAACTCATAAGGCTACAATTGGTAGAACTGCTATAATACAAGAAACCGAGTACGAAACGACTATTTTAACGCCGCAGGTCACTTACTACAGAGTAAAAGACGGGGATAGGTTAGATAATCATTACCTTTTCTATTACTTCAATTCAAGAGGTTTTCAAGGAATATTGGATCAGTGGTCAGGAGGTGGTTCAACAAGGAAATACCTCGGAATAACTGGTCAGTTGAAACTTCCTATAATTATTCCCCCACTCCCCGAACAAAAAGCCATTGCCCATATCCTAGGCACACTTGACGACAAAATAGAACTCAACCGCCAGATGAATGAGACCCTGGAGGAGATGGCTCAGGCATTGTTTAAGAGTTGGTTTGTGGACTTTGATCCGGTGATAGACAAAGCTCTGGCTGCAGGCCATGACATCCCTGAGCCACTACAGCAAAAAGCCGAGAAGCGAAAGTCTGTTCCTGATGATCAGAAGCTGATCCAAACCAATCCTCAATTTGGAGATAGTCATGAGCCTGTCGAATGGCCTGATAACTTCACCTTCACCGAAGAGCTTGGCTGGATTCCTGAGGGGTGGGAGGTGAAGTCATTACTTGATAAGGTGGACATAATTGGAGGCGGAACTCCTAAAACATCAATTGAAGATTATTGGAATGGAGATGTTAAATGGTTTTCAGTTGTTGATGCCCCTGTGGAATCGGATGTCTTTGTAATTAATACAGAAAAAACAATTACAGAGCTTGGAGTGAGCAATTCATCAACAAAACTACTACCAGTTGGAACAACTATTATCTCAGCGAGAGGAACGGTTGGTAAGCTAGCGATGGTTGATTTTCCAATTGCTATGAATCAATCATGCTATGGGGTGAAGGCAAAAAAAGAGTTTTCTGATTTTATTAACTATTACGTTTTAAAAACCAATATATCAGACCTTCAGCAAAGAAGTCATGGTTCAGTATTTAGTACTATAACTCGTGATACTTTCAAGTCAATCAACATTCCAACCACTCCTGATAAAAATGTCATTGAATATTTCGATCAATTTATTGAAGGCTATTTTCTAAAAATTAAGAATAATTTATACATATCTGATACTTTAAAAAATCTCAGGGACACCCTTCTTCCCAAACTTATTTCAGGAGAACTAAGAGTACCTCAGGCGGAACAAATCATCGCTGATCATGTCTAA
- a CDS encoding HTH domain-containing protein has translation MKFLELAKKVLEESQKPLSGTEIWRLAKDKGYVDQLETSGKTPEQTLLARIYTAANNPNNLDFNFVGARPKLFYLPGRTPAETLNYDEEEILLKEENDNKTKYKEKDLHPVLAYYIRNHMDAYPKTLNHSKSRKKEFGAWVHPDMVACYFPQNHWKHDVYDLSQMMGDAQIGLFSFELKTHLSFGNLRESFFQAVSNSSWAHEGYLVAAEISAEADFMRELGRLSNSFGIGVIRLNLSQPDDSEIIYDADIRDFVDWDTVDKLMMNADFREFIARIKNDISSKEVRDEKYDKIKETEELIQFFADKI, from the coding sequence ATGAAATTTTTAGAACTAGCAAAAAAAGTATTAGAAGAAAGCCAAAAGCCCTTAAGTGGAACTGAAATTTGGCGATTGGCTAAAGATAAAGGTTATGTTGACCAACTTGAAACTAGTGGAAAAACACCTGAACAGACGCTTTTGGCTAGAATATATACAGCCGCCAATAATCCTAACAATCTCGATTTTAACTTTGTCGGTGCGCGACCAAAACTCTTTTATCTACCAGGAAGGACTCCCGCAGAAACCTTAAATTATGATGAAGAAGAAATACTTCTTAAAGAAGAGAATGATAACAAAACCAAGTATAAAGAAAAAGATCTTCATCCAGTATTAGCATATTATATAAGGAATCATATGGATGCATACCCGAAAACACTCAATCATTCAAAGTCAAGAAAGAAAGAATTTGGAGCTTGGGTTCACCCAGATATGGTAGCTTGTTATTTTCCTCAAAACCATTGGAAGCATGACGTTTACGATTTAAGCCAAATGATGGGAGATGCACAAATAGGTCTTTTTTCATTTGAACTTAAAACTCATCTTTCATTTGGTAATTTAAGAGAAAGTTTCTTTCAAGCAGTTTCGAACTCGTCATGGGCACATGAGGGATATTTAGTTGCAGCAGAAATAAGCGCAGAGGCGGATTTTATGAGGGAATTGGGAAGGTTAAGCAATTCATTTGGCATTGGAGTGATTAGATTAAACTTATCACAGCCCGATGATTCAGAAATTATATATGATGCTGACATCAGAGATTTTGTTGACTGGGATACTGTTGACAAGTTAATGATGAATGCAGATTTCAGAGAATTCATCGCCCGGATTAAAAATGACATCTCATCCAAAGAAGTAAGAGATGAAAAATATGATAAGATTAAAGAAACAGAAGAATTAATACAGTTTTTTGCGGATAAAATTTAG
- a CDS encoding ATP-binding protein — protein MIFFLVGRPEGQEQPADKRLREKIIELKKANAAKLKAGAVEEQFITADSPIPFDIKQLWYDFDREVNSTYDHNSNHTPENECLVEEGDSKMLKPAKFQPYSPNNTAPYRSKNQIMYPYVGKIYSRLNDSRYSFMFNPPDYYDVDSPNDIDHLYKNWIDHEERLTILDLSGVPFELIDISVGLISRLIYESMYWGRFEEYTGRNRPILMAYEEAHSYLPKSERSSHIYGYARKAVEKIFKEGRKFGVGAMVVTQRPSEISATILAQVGTFIALRLTNSGDKGTVQSAAPNNMNSMIELLPSLRIGEAIIVGEAINIPSRVRIALVEPRPSSNDPDLVGSWLKSFKTEKNENAYKGLVKALRERKHQN, from the coding sequence ATTATCTTTTTTCTAGTTGGCCGTCCTGAAGGACAAGAACAACCGGCTGATAAACGACTAAGAGAGAAAATCATAGAACTGAAGAAAGCAAATGCTGCCAAACTTAAAGCAGGAGCGGTTGAGGAACAGTTCATTACAGCGGATTCTCCCATCCCTTTTGATATTAAACAATTATGGTATGATTTCGATAGAGAGGTAAATTCAACCTATGATCATAACAGTAACCACACTCCTGAAAATGAATGTCTGGTAGAAGAAGGTGATTCTAAAATGCTTAAACCGGCTAAATTCCAACCATATTCTCCAAATAATACGGCTCCATATCGCTCAAAAAATCAGATTATGTATCCTTACGTTGGCAAAATTTATTCTCGCTTGAATGACAGTCGCTACAGCTTTATGTTTAATCCTCCCGATTACTATGACGTAGATAGCCCAAATGATATAGATCATCTCTATAAGAATTGGATCGACCATGAGGAACGTTTAACTATATTGGATTTAAGTGGTGTTCCCTTCGAACTCATTGATATAAGTGTTGGTCTCATAAGCAGACTTATTTATGAATCGATGTATTGGGGTAGATTTGAAGAGTATACAGGAAGAAATCGGCCAATTCTAATGGCTTATGAAGAAGCACATTCTTATTTGCCTAAGTCAGAAAGAAGTAGTCACATTTATGGGTATGCCAGAAAAGCAGTTGAAAAAATTTTTAAGGAGGGTAGGAAGTTTGGTGTTGGTGCTATGGTGGTTACGCAAAGACCATCTGAAATTTCAGCAACAATACTTGCACAAGTGGGAACATTCATTGCACTTCGTTTAACTAATAGTGGAGACAAGGGAACAGTGCAGTCAGCAGCACCCAACAATATGAATAGCATGATTGAGTTGCTTCCTTCGCTTAGAATTGGTGAAGCGATCATTGTTGGTGAAGCAATTAATATTCCTTCAAGGGTTAGAATTGCACTTGTTGAACCAAGACCTTCAAGCAACGATCCTGATCTTGTTGGTTCATGGCTGAAAAGTTTTAAGACAGAGAAGAATGAGAATGCTTACAAGGGTCTAGTTAAGGCCTTGAGAGAGCGAAAACATCAAAATTAA
- a CDS encoding type I restriction endonuclease subunit R, with the protein MSKFNESSLETTFIALLEDQGMEFLAGAAVRAQSGVQEPEEKYGHAFSAEVLIKSDLTNFLLAQYEEEGITFAEVTRIIQDLERLPASDLYDTNKAIMKKVCDGFVFKRDDHTQKDLFIELIDYSAADKNTYKVASQLAIDGLEKRIPDVIVYINGLPLVVFELKSTSREEVNIHEAYIQLTTRYRRDIPELFKYNAFCVISDGINTKSGSFFAPYEFFYSWRKITGDESIEKDGIDGTYTLIQGMFDRKRLRDIIRNFIFIPDSSKKEAKILCRYPQYYASRKLYENIKAHMKPDGDGKGGTYFGATGCGKSFTMLFLTRLLMRSTFFSSPTIVVITDRTDLDDQLSEQFEGAKGYIGDQLVKSVGSRQELRELLRGRNSGGVFLTTIHKFTEDTELLTERNNVICISDEAHRSQINLDQKVKVADGQVKRSYGFAKYLHDSLPNATYVGFTGTPVDATLDVFGEVVDSYTMKESVTDEITVRIVYEGRAAKVLLDHDKLQEIERYYKEAEEAGASEYQVEESKKATTRMNTIIGDRDRLRAIAEDFIRHYEERVSEGASVKGKSMFVCSAREIAYDLYQEILDIRPEWGEIKACEEGAELTDKEKKELKPMAKINMVMTRGQDDTKALYDLLGNKEYRKELDRQFKEPKSNFKIAMVVDMWLTGFDVPFLDTIYIDKPIQKHTLIQTISRVNRTFEGKDKGLVVDYIGIKRQMNQALAMYSKEEERSIEEVGQSIIIVKDMLDVLSKYFHKFDTSDFFTGAPKQQYDCLNRASEFVMLTQQHERRFIDLVKRLKASYDICCGSEEFTEDDRDHVHFYLAVKSIVFKLTKGDAPDTAQMNARVREMIQEAIRSDGVEEIFKLGDDKQTQIDLFDPDYLDKIDRIKLPNTKIKLLQQLLKKAIGELKKTNKARGVDFSHKFEQLVNQYNERKEQDTFEGRVYDEMAESLTDMILAIKQAYSEGEELGITFEEKAFYDILNNLAHKYDFVYPEDKLITLAKAVKNVVDDKAKYTDWSKRDDIKAELKVDLILLLGEHDYPPVDRDEVYQEIFEQAENFKKYRG; encoded by the coding sequence ATGTCTAAGTTTAATGAATCATCGCTAGAAACTACCTTCATCGCGCTGCTAGAGGATCAGGGCATGGAGTTCCTTGCTGGAGCAGCCGTCAGGGCACAATCTGGCGTGCAAGAGCCAGAAGAAAAATATGGTCATGCGTTTAGTGCAGAGGTGCTTATCAAGTCAGACCTTACGAATTTTCTTCTTGCACAATATGAGGAGGAAGGGATCACTTTCGCAGAGGTCACCCGCATCATTCAGGACCTGGAGCGTTTACCCGCCTCAGACCTCTATGATACCAATAAGGCCATAATGAAAAAGGTCTGTGATGGCTTTGTCTTCAAGCGCGATGATCACACCCAAAAGGATCTGTTCATAGAGCTGATCGATTACTCTGCAGCAGATAAGAATACCTATAAAGTCGCTAGTCAGCTTGCCATAGATGGCCTGGAGAAGCGCATACCCGATGTGATCGTTTACATCAATGGTTTGCCGCTGGTGGTGTTTGAGTTAAAGTCCACTTCCAGAGAAGAAGTGAATATTCATGAAGCTTACATTCAGCTCACCACCAGATATAGACGAGACATTCCTGAGTTGTTCAAATACAATGCTTTTTGTGTTATTAGTGATGGCATCAATACCAAGTCAGGTTCCTTCTTTGCGCCTTATGAGTTTTTCTATTCCTGGCGGAAAATCACTGGGGATGAATCAATAGAGAAGGACGGTATAGACGGCACTTACACGCTCATTCAGGGCATGTTTGATCGCAAGCGGTTGCGAGACATTATCCGAAATTTCATTTTCATCCCTGATAGCAGTAAGAAAGAAGCAAAGATCCTTTGTCGGTATCCGCAGTACTATGCATCCAGAAAACTCTACGAAAACATCAAGGCACACATGAAGCCCGATGGCGATGGTAAAGGGGGTACTTATTTCGGAGCTACAGGTTGCGGCAAGAGTTTTACCATGCTGTTCCTCACTCGCTTGCTGATGCGGAGCACTTTCTTTTCCAGCCCTACCATTGTGGTCATCACCGACCGTACGGATCTGGATGATCAGTTGTCAGAGCAGTTCGAGGGAGCCAAGGGATATATTGGCGATCAGCTCGTCAAAAGTGTAGGCAGCAGACAGGAGCTTAGAGAACTGCTAAGAGGCAGAAACTCAGGGGGCGTATTTCTCACTACCATTCATAAATTTACTGAAGATACTGAGCTGCTCACAGAACGAAACAACGTGATCTGTATCTCTGACGAAGCGCACAGAAGTCAGATCAACCTGGATCAGAAAGTGAAGGTAGCTGATGGTCAGGTAAAGCGTAGTTACGGCTTTGCAAAATACCTGCATGATAGCTTACCTAATGCGACCTACGTTGGCTTTACAGGAACTCCAGTAGATGCTACGTTGGACGTGTTCGGTGAAGTTGTTGACTCCTACACCATGAAAGAGTCAGTGACGGATGAAATCACTGTGAGGATCGTTTATGAGGGTCGAGCAGCCAAGGTGCTGCTGGATCATGATAAGCTACAGGAGATAGAGCGCTATTACAAAGAAGCCGAGGAAGCGGGAGCTAGTGAATATCAGGTTGAGGAAAGCAAGAAGGCTACCACTCGAATGAATACGATTATTGGAGATCGAGACAGATTGCGAGCCATAGCCGAGGATTTCATTCGACACTACGAAGAGCGTGTCAGTGAAGGAGCATCGGTAAAAGGTAAGTCCATGTTTGTATGCTCTGCCCGTGAGATTGCTTACGATTTGTATCAGGAAATACTGGACATTCGACCGGAATGGGGTGAGATCAAAGCTTGTGAGGAAGGAGCAGAACTCACAGACAAAGAAAAGAAAGAACTCAAGCCCATGGCTAAGATCAATATGGTCATGACCAGAGGGCAGGATGATACCAAAGCGCTTTACGATTTACTGGGCAACAAGGAATATAGAAAGGAACTGGACAGACAGTTTAAAGAACCCAAATCCAACTTTAAAATTGCCATGGTTGTGGATATGTGGCTTACAGGATTTGATGTGCCTTTCCTGGATACAATCTACATCGATAAGCCCATCCAGAAGCATACACTAATTCAAACCATATCAAGAGTCAACCGAACATTTGAGGGTAAGGACAAAGGATTGGTGGTGGATTACATCGGTATCAAAAGACAGATGAACCAAGCCCTTGCGATGTACTCCAAGGAAGAGGAGCGAAGCATAGAGGAAGTGGGCCAATCCATCATCATAGTGAAGGACATGTTGGATGTGCTGTCCAAATACTTTCATAAGTTCGATACCTCAGACTTTTTCACTGGAGCACCGAAACAACAATACGATTGCCTCAATAGGGCCTCTGAGTTTGTGATGCTTACCCAACAGCACGAGAGACGCTTTATTGATCTCGTCAAAAGACTGAAAGCATCTTACGACATCTGCTGTGGAAGTGAGGAGTTTACAGAGGATGATCGAGATCATGTACACTTCTACCTTGCAGTAAAATCCATCGTTTTCAAACTCACGAAAGGAGATGCACCTGATACGGCACAGATGAATGCTCGGGTGAGGGAAATGATTCAGGAAGCCATCCGTAGTGATGGTGTGGAGGAGATCTTCAAGTTGGGAGATGATAAGCAAACACAAATTGATCTGTTTGATCCTGACTACCTCGATAAGATTGATCGCATTAAGTTACCGAACACCAAGATCAAGCTACTGCAGCAACTGCTGAAGAAGGCCATTGGTGAGCTGAAGAAAACGAATAAGGCCAGAGGAGTGGACTTCTCGCATAAGTTTGAGCAGCTGGTCAATCAATACAACGAGCGTAAAGAACAAGATACGTTTGAAGGGCGAGTATATGATGAGATGGCAGAAAGCCTCACAGACATGATTTTGGCCATCAAGCAAGCCTATTCCGAGGGCGAAGAGCTAGGCATTACCTTTGAGGAAAAGGCCTTTTATGACATTCTCAATAACCTCGCCCATAAATACGATTTTGTTTACCCCGAAGACAAGCTCATCACCCTAGCCAAAGCCGTAAAAAACGTAGTAGACGACAAAGCCAAGTACACCGACTGGAGCAAGCGAGACGACATCAAAGCCGAGCTTAAGGTAGATCTAATCCTACTACTCGGAGAGCACGATTACCCACCAGTAGATCGCGATGAAGTATACCAAGAGATCTTCGAGCAAGCTGAGAATTTTAAGAAGTATAGGGGGTAG
- a CDS encoding SIR2 family protein — MGAGAKEKFPDSELVIYPSKDKYESSRKQPFTSYFDRLKEFLLGGEGIFIISGYSFSDDHINEVLYNALNQNNRLHIIAFFFDDAPQKKIVKSGRNFPNFTLISPSEASISGRSGKWAKNSKGKILEPYWNKETNKLELGDFKKMVDFLIFCTGMREVKE; from the coding sequence ATGGGAGCAGGTGCAAAGGAAAAATTCCCAGATTCTGAACTGGTGATTTATCCGTCAAAGGATAAATATGAATCATCAAGAAAACAACCTTTTACAAGTTATTTTGATAGACTTAAAGAATTTCTACTTGGGGGTGAGGGTATATTCATAATTAGTGGTTATTCATTTTCGGACGATCATATCAACGAGGTCTTATATAATGCGCTGAATCAAAATAATAGGTTGCATATAATCGCTTTTTTCTTTGATGATGCACCACAAAAAAAGATCGTTAAATCAGGACGAAACTTCCCAAACTTTACCCTGATAAGCCCTTCAGAAGCATCAATTTCGGGCAGAAGTGGTAAATGGGCAAAAAATTCGAAGGGTAAAATTCTTGAGCCATACTGGAACAAGGAAACAAATAAACTGGAGCTGGGGGACTTTAAGAAAATGGTGGATTTTTTGATTTTTTGCACCGGTATGAGGGAGGTGAAAGAATAA
- a CDS encoding SIR2 family protein — protein MSDIQHDPLRELTEIRNQLSYSKRIGFMFGAGTSRAMGISDISGLTKQVEVKIEKDLKTKFDLVKAQLDQKDQHIEAILNQIRLIRQITSDSEGKSFDKISGSDARKLDKSICNNIYSIISDEENSADIEVARKFIGWLNWLARDYPKEIFTTNYDLIIEKSFEHLLIPFFDGFVGSHEPFFAHETLDGQSNYDKPPVSWIRLWKLHGSLGWFWKKWEQVQRKNSQILNW, from the coding sequence ATGTCAGATATACAACATGATCCTTTACGGGAGCTTACTGAAATAAGAAATCAGCTATCATATTCCAAAAGAATAGGGTTTATGTTTGGTGCAGGCACATCAAGGGCGATGGGAATATCTGACATCTCTGGCTTGACTAAACAAGTAGAAGTTAAAATTGAAAAAGATTTAAAAACAAAATTTGATTTAGTAAAAGCTCAGCTCGACCAAAAAGATCAACATATAGAAGCAATTCTAAATCAGATTAGATTAATAAGGCAAATTACTAGCGACTCTGAAGGAAAGTCGTTTGATAAGATTAGCGGTAGTGATGCCAGGAAGTTGGATAAATCAATATGCAATAATATATATTCTATTATTTCTGATGAAGAGAATTCAGCAGATATAGAAGTTGCTCGGAAGTTCATAGGATGGTTAAATTGGCTTGCGCGTGACTACCCAAAGGAGATATTCACAACTAACTATGATTTAATTATTGAAAAGTCCTTTGAGCATTTGCTTATTCCTTTCTTTGATGGTTTCGTAGGCTCTCACGAACCATTTTTCGCGCACGAGACTTTGGATGGACAATCAAATTACGATAAACCCCCTGTCTCATGGATTAGGCTATGGAAGCTTCATGGCTCCCTAGGGTGGTTTTGGAAGAAATGGGAGCAGGTGCAAAGGAAAAATTCCCAGATTCTGAACTGGTGA
- a CDS encoding ATP-binding protein: MKADITYLGKVINVKSGNVEIEIAREIPSAAPIINGRLYKIGQIGTFVKFPIGSLTLYGLVSSVSNTPSSVENTVYEPNYGSRFLHVQLIGEKLGNEKFQKGVGTYPTINDQVHIVTEEDLKSIYGDKAKGVVEIGKHSSSENLPVYIDIHNLILRHSAILGSTGSGKSNTTANIIKRILAEYQGSRMVLVDTHGEYSSAFSKNSKVFKINDKKNPLIIPFWTMTFDELSFF; encoded by the coding sequence ATGAAAGCAGACATTACATATTTAGGTAAGGTAATCAATGTAAAGAGTGGAAATGTTGAAATTGAAATTGCAAGAGAAATTCCTTCAGCAGCTCCTATAATAAATGGTCGTCTTTATAAAATCGGTCAAATAGGCACATTTGTAAAGTTTCCAATTGGCAGCTTAACACTTTATGGACTAGTATCATCAGTGAGTAATACGCCTTCATCCGTTGAAAATACTGTTTATGAACCAAATTATGGGTCAAGATTTTTGCACGTCCAGCTTATAGGTGAAAAACTTGGAAATGAAAAGTTCCAAAAAGGGGTAGGAACATATCCTACCATAAATGATCAAGTTCATATTGTCACAGAAGAGGATTTAAAATCGATTTATGGTGATAAAGCCAAAGGTGTTGTCGAAATCGGCAAACATTCTTCCTCTGAAAATCTGCCAGTTTATATAGATATTCATAATTTGATATTGCGTCATTCAGCAATATTAGGATCTACTGGAAGTGGGAAGTCAAATACTACCGCAAATATTATTAAAAGGATTCTGGCCGAGTACCAAGGGTCAAGGATGGTATTAGTTGATACTCATGGAGAATATTCATCTGCTTTTTCAAAAAACTCAAAAGTATTTAAGATTAATGACAAGAAAAATCCATTGATCATCCCATTTTGGACAATGACGTTTGATGAATTATCTTTTTTCTAG
- a CDS encoding phage tail protein, translated as MKNFVLILLFVITNVAFSQNSDCDCSDALMRDTQIINNWQNVQQFYYKYFLSDKQTRRKMRKSSATGINVSLLDIIDVGLDGASNSNSNFISTLKQILEQQGYFSEENYESLYTSVLSTNALNAYIACLNSNACAGTGVKSQVFGDPDDLFTVQLVYLDNANRPHATIQSITYSNCVPFGLNTIINGTKIKDGQSKAQAFKRLSNDRPATVTFTFQEAGIRLNPIVIKGTRLILSEKMPIGAIVVSILDYTQFNTVNNLPIVFNSTSSTWAPCDGRPVTGSQYATTGATHSPDLRGLFLRGVNEMYNNNLGAGPTNNLYLNTANKRAGQLQEDAVGQHRHRIDYPLERSPWGVNYMPEGHWGTAGHQNAGFSGGTGYKTYTKEDGQLETRPKNMSVYYYIRIN; from the coding sequence ATGAAAAATTTTGTTCTGATCTTACTTTTTGTAATAACTAATGTGGCATTTTCACAGAATTCAGATTGTGATTGTTCAGATGCATTAATGAGAGATACACAGATTATAAATAACTGGCAAAACGTTCAACAATTCTACTACAAGTATTTTTTATCCGATAAGCAGACTAGGCGAAAAATGAGAAAAAGTTCTGCCACAGGTATAAATGTTAGCCTTCTTGATATTATTGATGTTGGTTTAGATGGGGCAAGTAATAGTAATTCCAATTTCATTAGTACATTAAAGCAAATTCTAGAACAACAAGGATATTTCAGTGAGGAAAATTATGAATCACTTTATACATCGGTTCTTAGCACAAATGCTTTAAATGCATATATAGCATGTCTAAACTCTAATGCTTGCGCTGGAACTGGGGTGAAGTCTCAGGTGTTTGGTGATCCGGATGATTTATTTACCGTTCAGTTAGTTTACTTAGATAATGCTAATAGACCACACGCCACAATACAAAGTATAACTTATAGTAATTGTGTTCCGTTTGGACTTAATACTATTATTAACGGTACTAAAATTAAAGATGGTCAATCAAAGGCTCAAGCTTTTAAGAGGTTAAGTAATGATAGACCAGCTACTGTAACATTCACGTTTCAAGAGGCTGGTATTAGGTTGAATCCAATTGTAATAAAAGGAACTAGGCTAATTCTAAGTGAAAAAATGCCAATTGGAGCTATTGTAGTTTCCATTTTAGACTATACACAATTTAATACTGTAAACAATTTACCCATTGTTTTTAATAGTACAAGTAGTACATGGGCTCCTTGTGATGGAAGGCCAGTCACTGGTTCACAATATGCTACCACTGGCGCAACTCATTCACCTGACTTAAGAGGGTTGTTTTTGCGAGGTGTAAATGAAATGTATAATAATAATTTGGGTGCAGGCCCTACAAATAATTTGTATTTAAATACTGCTAATAAAAGAGCTGGTCAACTTCAAGAGGATGCTGTTGGACAACACAGGCACAGGATTGATTACCCTTTAGAAAGATCCCCTTGGGGTGTCAACTACATGCCAGAAGGCCATTGGGGAACAGCCGGTCACCAAAATGCGGGATTTTCCGGGGGTACTGGATATAAGACATATACAAAAGAAGATGGACAACTTGAGACAAGGCCAAAAAATATGTCTGTATATTATTATATAAGGATAAACTAA
- a CDS encoding KTSC domain-containing protein, whose translation MEMIFVESSAMEAIGYDSNSAVLRIQFTDSVYEYYDVPQYVYDELLSADSKGAYANKNIYKQYAQQRL comes from the coding sequence ATGGAAATGATATTTGTTGAATCTTCAGCAATGGAAGCTATCGGTTATGATTCAAACTCAGCAGTTTTGAGAATTCAATTTACAGATTCAGTTTATGAGTATTATGATGTTCCACAATACGTGTATGATGAATTGCTTTCTGCCGACTCAAAAGGGGCCTATGCTAATAAAAATATTTATAAACAATATGCTCAGCAACGGCTTTAA